The segment GCTAGCCTTGTTAGAAGGATGTCATCACACATACACATCTACTCCGTCCAAGATTGGCCCAGAGAGCTGGTCATGGACACCCAAGTTCAGTTACGACAAACCACTCTACTCCCCCGATACGAGTCGCGCGAAGAAGGAGTGGTCAGAGAGTGGCTTCTGGAGTACGGACCCGCAATACAAAGGCAGGCCCGAGTACGTAGAGTCGCTATTCTACGCCTGGCGCATTACTGGTGAACCGCGGTTTCGCGATTGGGCGTGGGAAGCTTTCTCGGCCATGGAGGTGCATTGCAAGGCACCCTACGGGTATGCACAGCTTGCAGACGTTTACAGAGTGAAGCCTTCGGAATGGCCTGGAACGGGTGACAAAAGATGGATCGACATGCAAGAAAGCTTCTGGGCAGCCGAGACGCTCAAGTACCTGTGGTTGACTTTTACGGACGTCAACACCGCGAGTCTTGACAACTGGGTGTTCAGCACAGAAGGGCATGTTTTTAGAATGACTAGATGAGATGGTAACGAATACGACTTAGATACGAAGGCTACACGAACGTTCAGGTTTTGAGTGGTGCAAATTCCGAGCGCAGACTGGACGGACCAATTGGCTTAGTAGCACAAGGTTTTTGTTCCTAGTCTATATTCATCATAACCGGCGGAACTTCCATAACAGCTGatcaacaacatcaaccATCGGCGTTGTGGCGGAGTGGTTATCGCGCAAGACTAGAAATCTTGTTCCTTCGGGAGCGTAGGTTCGAATCCTGCCAACGTCGTCTTTTTGCTGTGTGAAGGTCCCTAGAGCAGGTTTCGAGTCAGTTCATCAAGGGTTGGCCGTCGTTTTTTTGATCGGGACCCTGCCAAGAGATTTGCTGAATTGATACCGAGGCTGCGAGGCATCCTCGCTGAGCTTCAAGCTTTGATCAACAGCACCCAACATGCCACTACGACCGTTTCCCTTTCCTCTGCGAGTCGGCACCGATCTCTGCAACGTTTCACGGATCAGGTCCCTGATCACGCAGAAGCCTAACAGCGCCAAAGGACCGCGGTTGAAAGCATTTTTGTCCAAGATTCTGACGCATCCTGAACGCGCCTATTTTCGTGGCCGCTTTGGAAACGACGAGTCTGTCTTCCGCAATACAGACAATGTTGCGCGTTTTCTCGCAGGCAGGTACGCGTTCCGGGTCTTCTGATGTTTCAATGTTGTTCAACTTACGGTATGGCAGATTCGCAGCCAAAGAAGCATGCCGCAAAGCCTGCGATCATTTGGGGATATACACAACGGGCTTCAAGCATATCATGATCCTTCCGGTCACTACACTTGACCACAGTGAGCACCAGAGTCAAAGACCCCAGGGGCTAATACTGCACGAAGCTCTACCAGAGCTTGAGAAGCTCGAGGCAGCCAAACAAGCAGCTTTCAACGTGGAGGCACTTGACGGCCAATTGTGCGAGATTAGCATCACCCATGACGGAGACTTTGCGAGTGCGGTCGCACTTGTGCCGGGTATGAAGTGAGATGATTTGCTGTTAGTGGATGCTCGGGGAAGACTTCAATGAGGGAGTCAACAAACCACACCTTCACTTGGAAGGCAGCGCCGCGCCGAAGCGGCTTCTCTGTCAGCCGAGAGAGTGGCGCGCTGTGTAGAAACCTATAGGCTGAATCTTTTCAGGCATCCGAGCAGGTTGCAGCGTGCTTGCTGGAGCAGACGGCAGACCCATGTATTCAGGTACATATCAGAGATGGGAAGGCAGATCGCGCCCTTCCTTCGACACGGAATTTCCACAGTGAGGGTAGAGATCGACCTCGCGACAGCCTCGCCCATGTTCAATCAGGTAACGACAAGCGAGCCTGACAACCTTTGTTTGCACGGCCCGAATGCCGATCGAAGCGGTCAACTGAAATGTAAAGGTGAACATCGCGGACATTTGGCTTTGTGCTATCAGCTCAACAGCCAGGACAGCCACATATTCACGAACCAGCAAGACATCGCATCGGAAACGCTTGTTCTACCGGTATAACGCTTAAGACACTGGCCTTATAAAACAAAGCATTGTGCTCAAGTCCTAACTTCAGCCCCCACAGCCATTCGCTTAGCCCTGCGCTGCACGCGCTAAGCCCCTGCGCCTTGAGCATCTATACCATACCGAACAGTGCTAAGCACATACTTGGCACATCACGAATTACCTGTTTCGGCCAACACGTGAGTGCCACGATGTCCAGCCCTGTGCACAATACGAACCATGGAGCCACTTTCGAGCCAATCTCGCCTACACCGTCACCTCATTGGATCGATGATACATCGTTTACTCGTGAAACATCTGCAGGTCCTGACCGGTACTCCCAATACGGATGCAGTCGGCATATGTCTCCAGGCCTGAGGCAGAAACATATGGTTATTGTTATGAAGGCTCAGAGCAGATCTCGGTAGCAGTTTGCGACCTTCCAGTCCATTTCCTCCTTGTTAATTGTCAACTGAAGCGCTTGTCATCGACAACCCAACCATGCATACGACTTTCTTGATTGGTTCTGCACTGTTTTCACGCAGCCTTGCGGCTATCCTCACACCATCAGCTGCTGCGTCGGATCCAACTATCACTCCTGGCCCAGAGATCGAGCTTTTGAGAAAGCAGAATGACGACCGGTATATGGGGTGGCTGTCCTACGACGGTGTCTGGTCGACTCAACGGTGTGACGCAGGCGCTACCTACTTCCAGACCGGCGGCCACTGGAGATGTTGCGCAACGACAGCCGCTGGCTGCGATATACCTCAGGCCTGTGTGAATGGAAACTTGGTCTACAGTATCAGCAGCACAGCTCTAACAATCCCATGGTGAGTGAAGCAGCCAAACCAGAATTCAATCGCTGACAACACTGCAGTACCTCTGCCTACTCTGCTTTGACAGATAGATCATTCACTGTCTGCAACACTGCTTTCATGTACGAGAACCAGCAGGACTCAAGCCCTCAGACCAATGTGAACTGCGGTGTCAGTAGCCTCAACTGGTCATACTACCGTGTGCAGCCCGAGGACGCGAAGACCACATCCGGTAGGTCAGGCCATCATTTGACAATTACAATTCACTGACCCTCTCCAGCATCCTCCGCTCCTCGATCCACCACAGCGGCAATTACCTCAGACGGCAGTGGCGACAACGCGCCTGCGAACCCAACGCTCATCCCACAAGCCACAAAGAAGAAATCTTCCAGCAAAGCCTGGATAGccggcgtcgtcgtcggtcCCATCATCGGCCTCGCACTCATCGGCTTCCTGGCCTGGTTCTGCATCCGGCGCAGAAAGCGCTCCAACACCACTGCCACCGccgcagcaccaccaccaagcaCCTACAACACGCATCCCCAGCCCGTAGCACCCACCGGCCCCGCTTCACCACCGCAGTACTACCCGCCGCCCATGCAGCAAACACAAGCAGCCAGCACAGTACCCTTTGGCGTCGCCGACGCAAAATACACCCCCCAATCACCCACCAGCCCGGTTCCCAGCCCGCCGGCCACGTACGGCACACAACCGCAATGGCCACAGCAGGGCGGCCACGCGGGACCGGGTCAGCCCGTGTACAACGCCCCCAGCCCGAGTATGAGCCCCCCACCGCAGGGCGCATATGCGGAGAACAGCACGCCCTATCAGCAGCCACAGGCCCATGAGGCAAGGCCGTTTTCTAGTGAATTGGATGGGAGTTCACAGGTGTTGCCCAAGCATTCCTGAAGCCGGGCGTGAGGTGATGTAATGTAATGTGATGCGCTGTGTTGCGCTGTGAGGAATGGATAGTAATGTCGTGTATGGAGAGCAAGCTTGGTGATGCATAACATATCATCCTCAACCATAACTCCGCCTACATCAAATCAGACTCTCGACCGTGCATTACAATCACCAGCCACCCCCGTGTCCGCGCCCATCCATCCAACACACGAGACCTTCTCCCCCCGTATATCAACCTGCACTAGAGACCAACATCTACTGATGTCTTGCTTCCCCCAACCTGCTGTAATGTAACACCGCAGCGCCGCATCGAGAGAACCTCAAGCGGCGGAGTAAACACCCCTCCCTACCTTCTCCAACACAACAGATACCGGCCACCGCACCGCGAACAGCAAACACCCCTGAAACAACACACtattgtagtagtagtagtagtagtagtagtagtagtagtagtagtagtagtagtagtagtagtagtagtagtagtagtagtagtagtagtagtagtagtagtagtagtagtagtagtagtagtagtagtagtagtagtagtagtagtagtagtagtagtagatgTACAAGCAGGGAAAAAGTAGGAAACCAGCTAGGTGAAATTCACGGACATGTATCGTCTAGTGTTAGCGATTTCGATACTCATTGATTAACAAATACAGTGCCATGGGCTGCGGAAGGTGGAAAGAATTTGGTGTTGTGGGGTTTGTTATTGAGAGAGCGCTTGCACTGTATTTAGGTGTACGCTATGTAGGCCGTTGCTGTGGCGGGTATAGAAACACGCGCACCTGAAACGCCTTACTTTGAACGCCTTACTTTGAACGCCTTACTTTGAACGCCGCATAGATGCCGAGAAGTAGCAGGAGAAAGTAGCTGGATATACAAGAAAGGAAAACGCGGGAGACGGCGTCGCTGGAAATGAACATATCTGCTACCTGTTGGGTCAATGGTGCATCATGTCGTCGTCTTCGATTTCGACTTTGGAGCCGAGCGCCTCGCGTGCTTCCTTGAGCATGGCGCTCATCTGGCTGCTCATTCTGCGCATTCGGGCGTCGTCCTCCAGCTCCTCCTTCCGTACTTTGTTGATGAGCTTTTGGCTGTCGGGCGGCAGCGGGCTGACTCTCTTTTTCTCGTCTTGAGACGTGCTGGGCGATCCAAAGCT is part of the Ascochyta rabiei chromosome 21, complete sequence genome and harbors:
- a CDS encoding Holo-[acyl-carrier-protein] synthase, with protein sequence MPLRPFPFPLRVGTDLCNVSRIRSLITQKPNSAKGPRLKAFLSKILTHPERAYFRGRFGNDESVFRNTDNVARFLAGRFAAKEACRKACDHLGIYTTGFKHIMILPVTTLDHSEHQSQRPQGLILHEALPELEKLEAAKQAAFNVEALDGQLCEISITHDGDFASAVALVPGMK